The nucleotide window AGTCTCTCATATACCAATAGTGAACAGCAGCAATGAAAGTAATAAGACCAGAGACTAAAATAGAAGTTCTCCATTTTTTATCAAAGCTATTCATTGATAAAAAGAAAAAAGCAGATGCAGCCATCATAGCCATACATCCTACGAAAAATGTGAACCCTACATAATCGTCTACAGCTACCTTTGCAACTGCTAATAAGTTTAATGATAAATCCATAATAAAAATATTAAGTTAGTATTTTGTTTAACCTTTTTAATAAAAGATTTAACAAAAATACAATTTAAAAATTATACATTTGTAAAATGAGGCATGATATTTTTATAAATTATCAAAATTTTAAGATTTTTTTTACATTTTTATTATTTTGGATGGGTATTCAGTTTGGTAATATTGTAGAAGATTCAATTGCATTTTTCCTAGTAATAACAATAGGAATACTGCATGGAGCTAATGATTTATTAGTGTTGTCTAAACATAGTTCCACTAAAAGGACTTTACTCTCAAAAAATTTTCTTATTTACTTAATTTTGATGTTATTATGTATTATTTTTTTCTTTTTAGATGCTTTTTTGGCTATAATTATGTTTTTAATAATTAGCTCTTTTCATTTTGGTGAGGAACATTTTTCAGAAATACTTAAACAAAATATGATTATAGAATATCTATACTTTTTGAATTATGGTCTGGTAATTTTTGGAATGTTGTTTTATAATTCACCTATAGAACTAAAAAGTATTATGGTAGATTTAGTAGGTTTTAGTTTTAATACTCTTTGGATTGATACTTCCTTACTTGTTACAACTTTACTATTTGTAATTCTCAGTTTGTATTACGTTTTTAGAAAAGTAATAACAATTAAAGTAGTTTTAAAAGAAACTTTATTCCTTGTTTTTTTATTTCTAGTATTTAAAACAACCTCATTAATATTCGGTTTTGCCATTTACTTTATACTTTGGCATTCAATACCATCTATAATACATCAAGTATTATTCTTGTCAGGAAGTTTTACTAAAAAAACAATGACAAGATTTGTGAAGAAAGCAATACTTTATTGGTTAATTAGTGCTGTTGGTATTATACTATTGTATGTGTTAACTCCTAATATTGAGTTATTCTCCTCTAGTTTATTTGCTGTATTATTTGCAGTTACAGCACCTCATATGTGGGTAATGTCTAAAATGAAAATTAGCGAGTAA belongs to Polaribacter dokdonensis and includes:
- a CDS encoding Brp/Blh family beta-carotene 15,15'-dioxygenase translates to MGIQFGNIVEDSIAFFLVITIGILHGANDLLVLSKHSSTKRTLLSKNFLIYLILMLLCIIFFFLDAFLAIIMFLIISSFHFGEEHFSEILKQNMIIEYLYFLNYGLVIFGMLFYNSPIELKSIMVDLVGFSFNTLWIDTSLLVTTLLFVILSLYYVFRKVITIKVVLKETLFLVFLFLVFKTTSLIFGFAIYFILWHSIPSIIHQVLFLSGSFTKKTMTRFVKKAILYWLISAVGIILLYVLTPNIELFSSSLFAVLFAVTAPHMWVMSKMKISE